The Alkalihalophilus pseudofirmus nucleotide sequence GCAGTTGCTGTACTTTCTGCTTTATCTGTTTCAACAGGTGCACTTGCTGCATTCGAAGATTCTTCACCTTCTACTTCAATCGTACAAACAGCCACACCAACTTCCACAGTCTCATCTTCTGCGACTAGAAGTTCTTTAATAGTACCCGTATAAGAAGACGGAACTTCAGCATTTACTTTATCTGTCATCACTTCTGCAAGTGGATCGTATTTATTTACCTTGTCGCCTGGTTGAACGAGCCATTTACTAATCGTACCTTCTGTTACACTCTCACCAAGCTGCGGCATTGTAATTTCAGTAGCCATAGGATCCCTCCGATTAGAATTCTGCAAGCTCACGCATTGCTTTTTCAACTTTATCTGGGTTAATCATAAAGTATTTTTCCATTGTAGGTGCATAAGGCATTGCAGGTACATCTGGTCCTGCTAGACGCTGCACAGGTGCATCAAGATCAAATAAGCAATGTTCAGCGATAATAGCAGCTACCTCACCCATAATGCTGCCTTCTTTATTATCCTCTGTCACAAGTAGTACTTTACCTGTCTTACTAGCCGCTTCAATGATCGCTTCTTTATCAAGCGGATAGACTGTACGTAAATCAAGTACATGAGCTGAAATACCATCTTTCTCAAGACGTTCTGCCGCTTGAAGAGCAAAATGTACGGAAAGACCATATGTAATGACGGTAATGTCATCACCTTCACGTTTCACATCCGCTTTACCAATCGGGAGTGTGTAGTCCTCTTCTGGAACTTCACCTTTAATCAAACGGTATGCGCGTTTATGTTCAAAGAATAGAACTGGATCTTCATCACGAATGGCCGCTTTTAATAAACCTTTCACATCATATGGAGTAGAAGGCATAACAATCTTTAAGCCAGGAACACTTGCAAAAATAGCCTCCACAGATTGTGAATGATAAAGTGCACCATGTACGCCGCCGCCATAAGGGGCACGAATGGTAATTGGACAATTCCAGTCATTATTGGAGCGATAACGAATTTTGGCTGCTTCTGAAATGATTTGGTTGACTGCAGGCATAATAAAATCTGCAAACTGCATCTCAGCAACAGGTCTCATTCCATACATTGCCGCACCAATTCCTACACCAGCAATAGCTGACTCTGCAAGCGGTGTATCAATAACACGCTCTTCTCCAAACTTTTCATAAAGACCGTTCGTTGCTCGGAATACCCCGCCGCGAGCACCAACATCCTCACCAAGTACAAATACTTTTTCATCGCGCTCCATCTCTTCTTTAAGCGCTAATGTTACAGCTTCGATATATGAAATAACTGCCATGAGAAATCCCCCCTTCTATTCTGCGTACACGTGCTTCATTGCACTTTCTGGATCAGCATACGGTGCGTTCTCTGCATACTCTGTCGCATCATTAACAATCTTAGCTACGCGTTTTTCCATCTCTTCAAGTGATTGATCTGTTAGAAGACCCACTTCGCGTAAATATTCAGCAAAAGTAATAATCGAGTCAAGCTTCTTCGCTTCTTCTACCTCTTCACGAGAGCGGTAAGCACGATCGTCATCATCACTAGAGTGAGGAGTTAGACGATAAGATACTGTCTCGATTAAAGAAGGACCTTCCCCTCTGCGTCCGCGATCTGCAGCTTCTTTAACAGCCGCATACACAGCTAGTGGATCATTTCCGTCTACTGTTACACCAGGCATACCATAACCAATAGCACGATCAGATACTTTTTCACATGCTAATTGCTTCTCGATTGGTACTGAGATGGCATATTTATTATTTTCACACATTAAAATAACCGGCAGTTTGTGTACCCCAGCGAAGTTTGCTCCTTCATGGAAATCTCCTTGGTTAGAAGACCCTTCACCAAACGTTGTAAAAGTAACAAAATCTTCCCCCTGCATTTTTCCTGCAAGTGCAATCCCAACAGCATGAGGGACTTGTGTTGTAACAGGAGATGAACCTGTAACAATACGGTTTTTCTTTTGACCAAAGTGACCTGGCATTTGACGACCACCAGAGTTTGGATCTTCTGCTTTTGCAAAACCTGAAAGCATCAAGTCCGTAGCTGTCATTCCAAAGGTTAATACTACCCCCATATCGCGGTAGTATGGCAGAATATAATCTTTCTCACGATCAAGCGCAAATGCAGCCCCCACTTGTGCCGCCTCTTGTCCTTGACAAGAGATCACAAATGGAATTTTACCTGCTCGGTTTAATAACCACATACGCTCATCGATTTTACGTGCTAGAAGCATTGTTTCATACATTTCTAACACCTTTTCATCAGAAAGCCCTAATGATTGATGACGATTATCAGCCATTGTATTTCCTCCTTTTAAACGAAGTGAATTAAGAGTGTATTGCTTTGCCTTCTACTGCTAACGCTGCCTCTCCGATAACTTCTGAGAGAGTCGGGTGTGGATGAATCGTATGAGCTACTTCAAAATGAGCAGCGTCAAGAACTTTAGCAAGTGCCGCTTCTGAAATCATATCTGTTACATGCGGTCCGATCATATGAACCCCAAGCACATCATCATTATCAGCATCTGCAATAATTTTTACAAAGCCATCTGTTTCACCAAATACAAGTGCTTTACCAATAGCTTTAAACGGAAATTGTCCGATTTTCACATTATGGCCGCGTTTTTTCGCTTCTTCCTCAGTGATTCCGACACTTGCCATTTCTGGGTGGCTGTAAATACATTTTGATACCGTATCATAATCGATTGGGTCAGGATTTTTTCTTGCTATGTGATCCACTGCAATAATCCCTTCATGAGAAGCAACGTGAGCTAATTGCAAGCCGCCGATCACATCTCCAATCGCGTAAATATGAGATTCTTTTGTTTGATAGAACTCATTAACTAAGATCACACCGTTTTCTACTTGAATATCAGTGTTCTCAAGTCCGATATCTTTTACATTTGCCGTACGTCCTACAGAAACAAGAAGTTTTTCTGCAGTAAAGGTTTCTTCTTTTCCATTAACATCTGCCTTAATGGAAACGCTGTCACCTTTTTCAATCGTGTCCGCCATTACTTTAGCATTTGTAACGATTTTAATACCTTTTTTCTTTAAAATCTTCGCAGCTTCCTTTGAAATGTCTTTATCTTCAGTAGGGAGAATCTGCGGTCCATATTCAATCACGGTTACGTCTACGCCAAAATCATGCAGCATTGACGCCCATTCAATCCCAATAACTCCGCCACCTACAATCAGGATGGATGCAGGAAGAGTTTCAAGCTGCAGAGCCTCATCGGAAGTAAGCACATGGGTCCCATCTACTTCAAGCCCTGGCAATGTACGTGGAGATGACCCTGTAGCAACAATGACGTTTTGAGGGATCAGCATCATATTTTCATCCCCATTTGCCATTTCAACTGAGATGGTTCCTGGTGTAGGAGAGAAAATAGAAGGACCTAAAATACGGCCTGTTCCTTCGAAAACATCGATCTTCCCTTTTTTCATGAGATGTTGTACACCTCGGTGCAACTGATCTACAATACTTTCTTTACGCTTTTGGACTTTTGTGAAATCAAGAGATACTTCACCTGTCTGTACACCAAAATCATCAGCGCGTTTAGCTGTCTCAAATACCTCGGCACTTCTAAGCAGCGCCTTACTCGGGATACATCCTTTATGTAAGCAAGTGCCTCCAAGCTTTTCTTTTTCTACCACTGCTACTTTTAAGCCATGCTGAGCAGCACGGATGGCGGCTACGTAACCGCCAGTCCCTGCACCTAGTATGACAAGATCATATTCTTCAGCCATCCTATTCACTCCTTTATTTCAGGTAAATCTTTTTCATTTAAATCTTTTTCACGTAAAGAAGTTTATCTGCGAGAAATAATGCTGTGACCATTTTGCAGGAATTGACGGCGAGAGCGACGCATGCGTTCAATTCTTTCTTCTGCCATACGGTCAGCTGCTTTATAAGTTGGCAGATGATCACGTTTAGCAATCTCAAATACTTTTGCTACATTATCATAAATTCCTTCAACTTTTTTCATTGCACGATCACGGTTATACCCATTTAATTCATCGGCAACATTAATTACACCGCCAGCATTAATCACATAATCAGGTGCATAAGCAATACCCATTTCATGAATTAAGTT carries:
- a CDS encoding alpha-ketoacid dehydrogenase subunit beta; protein product: MAVISYIEAVTLALKEEMERDEKVFVLGEDVGARGGVFRATNGLYEKFGEERVIDTPLAESAIAGVGIGAAMYGMRPVAEMQFADFIMPAVNQIISEAAKIRYRSNNDWNCPITIRAPYGGGVHGALYHSQSVEAIFASVPGLKIVMPSTPYDVKGLLKAAIRDEDPVLFFEHKRAYRLIKGEVPEEDYTLPIGKADVKREGDDITVITYGLSVHFALQAAERLEKDGISAHVLDLRTVYPLDKEAIIEAASKTGKVLLVTEDNKEGSIMGEVAAIIAEHCLFDLDAPVQRLAGPDVPAMPYAPTMEKYFMINPDKVEKAMRELAEF
- the lpdA gene encoding dihydrolipoyl dehydrogenase; the encoded protein is MAEEYDLVILGAGTGGYVAAIRAAQHGLKVAVVEKEKLGGTCLHKGCIPSKALLRSAEVFETAKRADDFGVQTGEVSLDFTKVQKRKESIVDQLHRGVQHLMKKGKIDVFEGTGRILGPSIFSPTPGTISVEMANGDENMMLIPQNVIVATGSSPRTLPGLEVDGTHVLTSDEALQLETLPASILIVGGGVIGIEWASMLHDFGVDVTVIEYGPQILPTEDKDISKEAAKILKKKGIKIVTNAKVMADTIEKGDSVSIKADVNGKEETFTAEKLLVSVGRTANVKDIGLENTDIQVENGVILVNEFYQTKESHIYAIGDVIGGLQLAHVASHEGIIAVDHIARKNPDPIDYDTVSKCIYSHPEMASVGITEEEAKKRGHNVKIGQFPFKAIGKALVFGETDGFVKIIADADNDDVLGVHMIGPHVTDMISEAALAKVLDAAHFEVAHTIHPHPTLSEVIGEAALAVEGKAIHS
- a CDS encoding thiamine pyrophosphate-dependent dehydrogenase E1 component subunit alpha, with the translated sequence MADNRHQSLGLSDEKVLEMYETMLLARKIDERMWLLNRAGKIPFVISCQGQEAAQVGAAFALDREKDYILPYYRDMGVVLTFGMTATDLMLSGFAKAEDPNSGGRQMPGHFGQKKNRIVTGSSPVTTQVPHAVGIALAGKMQGEDFVTFTTFGEGSSNQGDFHEGANFAGVHKLPVILMCENNKYAISVPIEKQLACEKVSDRAIGYGMPGVTVDGNDPLAVYAAVKEAADRGRRGEGPSLIETVSYRLTPHSSDDDDRAYRSREEVEEAKKLDSIITFAEYLREVGLLTDQSLEEMEKRVAKIVNDATEYAENAPYADPESAMKHVYAE